The Phragmites australis chromosome 1, lpPhrAust1.1, whole genome shotgun sequence genomic interval taagctctagttgtggtcgtggtcgaagtcgagtttcaggacagcacgtcagtaaaacaggcataactctctcatacgaagtccgttttaggcaatcttgtacattctagaaagcttacgacgaaccctttctaatggatatgagtttgaccaaatattccttatagtttagtcagagtcaaagaaataaggtgttgcatcaccgttttgaaccctgccaggttttgtaatcgtgtcagagtcagagttcaggttgtgcacacctctctCCACGATTGCACAACTCTAGGTCGACCTCGTCagcccccctatatatatacagtagccatcatagtttagactttAGGTTTAACTTAGATTATTATGTTTAATgtagtttcaccatttatcggtttgttgaaccccaaactcgagtgtttcattagtaattagcaatattcagattacatctacctattcttgcttgtgttcttgattcacttgcaggaaaaaccttcttggcgaggtcaactgcatCTTGGCATGGTtcataaccacggagtagtagtgtagtggttgcgagggttctcgatcgaTTCTGGTtcgagcctttggatcatcaacggtgaaactccaccaatcgacttatcatattacattcGGAAGATCGGGTAAACGCACATCAGGCTGGCTTCTGATGCCCTAGCGGACACCAGGTTAAACTGGTTGGCAGAAGGATTGGATCGAGGTTCTAATTATCGTATTGTTATGGACCAGCTAGGATCTATCGATGAACATATGAGAGAAAGGAAGATTCCAGAGCcaagagaggaagaacaagcaCTCTGGACTGACCATACAACTCACACCACCATGCCTACAATGTTTCACTTACACGCAAGTCCCGCCTTCTCTACCTTCTCCCGCTCAAACATTCCTCGTCATGCGCTCTGCAGTCATGACATCCTACTCTTCGATCGATGGAGCAATACGAGGGCCTGGTGGAGGTTTCCGCTTAACGAAAGATAAACCTTTACGGTACACCAAAATCAATAGTATCCATCCATTTGTGAGAATCCGATGGCTCAGATTCAATCTACTCCACTCCACTAGTATGACTAGTTTGTGTTAGAGATATGATTAGTATAGGGCATTTTTGGGAGAAAATTTAGATTTAGTGAGCCACCTCCTATGGGCAGCCCGGCCCGTTCTTGGATTGATTCATTTCGTTGTGACTTGATTAGGGTTGGGGGTGAGGCAGCTGGCGGGCGACGCTTGCTCACTCGGTTAGGGTTGGGAGAGAGGCCGAGGCAGCTGGCGGGTGACACAGGGAATGCCAAGGCGGTGGCGTGAGGCCACGGCAGACGGCGGGCTCAGCGGCGCAAGGCCTCGGTGGTGGCGCAAAGCCGAGGCAGGTGGCAACGACGCAGGGAAGGCCGAGTCCACGGCGCACGGCTGAGGTGGATGgcaggctcggcggcggcgcatgGCAAAGGCCGCTCGAAGCGACGCGGTAAAGTTGAGCCGGCGCGCGTAGCCGAACCATCGCGCTAGAGATGCAGGAATGGCGCACCGGAAGCACGCATCCGAGGCTGCGCGCACTTGTCCATGCCACCGCATTAGGCCCGCGATGCGCTGCGCGCGAGACGTGACGAAGGATGCAGGTCAGGGCGCCGCCTTGCAGCCGTTGAGGGCTGCAGCGTGGATCTGAGCGAGGGCTTGGCAGAACCGTAGGCATCGCCTCAGGCGTGGTGGGCAGCTAATACGTGCGAAGGTTGGCAGGGTGACGCACCGAGGGTGCTACACTGCGGATGTGGGAGCCGCTGGCAAGAAGGGGTAGAGCACACGCTCCATTGACTCGCGACGCATTGGCACGTCAGGCCGTAGTTGGTTGTCCACAGTGAGGTATTTTAGTGTTCTCCTTTGTCATTTTATTTTCTGTTCTTGCATCTGCAATTTACCAAACACCATTTAGTTACCAATCGACATGGGTTAGCCTTAGTTTCAGTAGGTTATTTGTTCGTTGTTGTTCAGCGTGGGAGGACGGGCTCACCGAGGAGAATGTGATCGGGGAGGGCGGCTACGGCATCATGTATAGGAGCACGTTGCAAGACTCCACCATGATATCTGTCAAGAACCTGCTCAACAATAGGTAattttgattcttctctagtggAAAATTCATGCCTATTTTGCTCATTGAGCTGTCGATTTGAACTGGGCAGGAATTTGTTACCTTTCTATGATGCTGGTTTGGAATTTGATTTTGTCCTCAGAAGATTGTGAGTGGGTTGAATTGGGATTTAGGAACATTCTTGCATGTTTGCATTTGAGATGTTAAAAAAGGGAGCGAGTTTCTCCTGTTGCTTTAtttgatttggaaaaaaaacccCGCTCGCTTTGATAGTTCTTCCCCTGAATCGCATGGTTCAATGAGATGAAAACATATGGTACAATCAGATGAGTATAAGTTCTGCAAATTTGTGGATTGTGTTCTATTtccaattgaaaaaaatataatcttCCCTTAACATGTTTTTGCTCAGATTTTTGTCTTGCAAGTTTACTGCTCTTGAGATGCTTTGCTGATGAAAGGTTGGTTTGTGGGGCTCAAGAACTTTGAAATTGCTATAATCATGAACTTTGCTTCTGTGTGCCCATGTTCATTCGATTCTTCTCGGCTTCTGTGATGCAAATTTAAATATTACACAGTTTTCTAGGACTAGTTTTCAATTTCATTTCACAGTTTTCAATTTCATTTCTCACCCCATTTCATTATACTTCTGATAAAATCTCTATTTTTCCCTACTTCACCCCAAAGGTCAGGCTGACAAGGAGTTCAAGGTGGAGGTCGAAGCAATCAATGGTGTTCGGCACAAGAATCTCAGAAGGTTGCTTGGCTACTGCGTAGAGGGTGCTTATAAGTACAATGCAATATATTCGTCATTTTGTAGTCCTAGTTTTCGTCATTTTGGATTCTAGTAAATAAAAGCTTGATTAGTTATTGCTATTATGGTTGAACAAGATGCTTGTGTACAAGTATGTAGACAATGGTAATTTTGATCAGTGGCTTCATGGTGATGTTGGGGAAGTGAGCCCACTAACCTGGGACATCAGGATGAACATTATTCTAGCAACTGCTAAAGGGTAATGCTTCTTTTGGTGCTATATACTGATTTTAGTGTAATCAGTGGTTTGAGTTGTTTTGCTTAATTTTGTTCTTGAATTAACATTTTAGCATCTCTTGTGTAATGGTTAATGTGTGTGAATGGAATTAATATCATGAGCAAAAATAGGCCAAGATCATTTAGATTTTAGAAGACTTTAGGCACTAGCTGGCATAATTAGCTCTATTCTGTTAAGGGATATGCGTCTTGGTTGGGGTGATGGAGCTTATTTAAGGTGAGATTTGTTGTCAATGAAAACGGGTGCTTTGCTAGACAAGATTGTTAGAACCTATTACTTGGAAGTACATATTCCCTTTTAATAAGTTAGAGAAAGAGACAATCCATTGTAAAATATGTCTGGCAGatatgcaaaaataatatttttcccaTTATGCATGGTACTCTTTTGATTATGATTCTAAACACAATTCGAGTTTCCCAACTGTGTAAATAGAAAGAGAAGGTTTAATTGATCTTGGGTATAGGCACTTGGACTGATGGAGTTAAGACGTAGGAGGAATAGGTTTATCTATAGCAAgtccatcatcttcatcgccCTCTTGTGCATCACTTTCTAAGCTACGTGCATTGCCTTTGGTTATATCGATAACATTCAAGGGAGATTTGACCAACAGGACCGGTAATTGCTCCCTAAATTTCCTGATTTCCTCCTGCATAGTCGAATTGAAACAAattgttagaataaatgtttcaaGCAGGGGTTATTTTGTTGTGACTAAAAATGAATAATGTAAGAAACACCTGTGTAAAATTGCGATCCAATCTAGTTCCTGTCCACTGTTACATGAAATTGAGCATGAAAAGACCGCAGGATGCTCTACAACATAATGAGCCAATTTAATAGATCATTAAATAATTAGGAAAAGTAACATTACATGAAGCAGATGATGTAAAATGTACACGCTTTTCTGCACTGGAATGCGTATTTGTTCTGTGAGTGGCCAAGTTGTTACTCGAAGATCCTTCCACTTTTGGGTTGATATATTTTTGTCGTCTTGGAATGTTAAATACCTCTCCAGTCCTTGAAgctattaattgaaaaaattagaaacaTGCACAAAATATTGAATAATATGAAGCAAGTAGGAGTACGTAAAGTAGCAGTAGCTTACCACATCTGTTAGGTTGTCACGGTTCCTAGGACCAGAAGAGTGAAAAACGAGAGGTTATACCGGTTCACACGGTAAGTGCTGTCAAATATGACGACATCCCCAAAGGCGTGATAGTCAATCCGAGACTGTGCATTTGCccaaaaaatcatttttcaGATGCCCTTCATCACCCACACAGTACTTGAAGAAATACTTTGGATCTTCTTCTTGCTTTCCTCCCATAtattttagaataaattttgCATCCCTACCTTCAACTCTCTCCTTCTTGTACCTTGCAAAGAAGTTGTACAAGTCCCGCAACAAGAATCCAGTCTCTTCATAGCTACCATGGTTCTTCTCCATAACATCCATTATCTGACATGTACGTAGCCCACCGATGCCCAGCTCAATGGCTTCAACTTTTTGAACATCATTTAGCCCACGGTGGACCGCATCACAAACACATCTTCATGTTTACATAATACATGACAGTGATCATCCACAAAATCTTTAACAAACCATAATCCGCTCTCTTCATTGAGCTCGATGTCAAGCTTAGCATTGCAGCCACAACGGGTCAGTGCCCGTGGCTCCCTTTGTTGATcagttctttaaaaaaaattcagcaacCTGTGTCCTTCAGATGAGTAGCAGAACCTCCTCCATTTCATCTTCTTTGTACCTGCTTTGTATCTCACCTTCTCCCTTCTCACACTGATCCCTTTCTTTGCTGCATAAGAATTGTAGAACTTGTAACCATCCTTCTCTCTCGCAAACATCTGATTTACCACACTATTGTATTCCTCGATCTCCTCTAGGCTAGCATGCTTTTCCGCATCCATCGCTCCAAACTACCAAAATAAAATAGCACATGGATCAATGCcaatatttttgacaaacaaataataatcctaaATTTCATCATAGACCAATTCAGAGGACCAAACACTACTATAATTGAAATCAAGTTTTTTCCTACCTAAACCATTCAACCAATAACCTAGCATATCTTGTACACTTCCAAACCTCGATAATCAAACAAGTAATATGTAATTGAATTCAGGTTTTTACCAAGTACGACACACAATGCACAAGGGTTCCAATACAACATATACAAATACAactaatatgtttcaaaattactaacaaaaaatattatgtaaCAAATCAGTAATAAATATAAGGTTTGGCATCATGATGATTGAATTGCAACATGATGCTCAAGAAGCACCTCTTCAGCAAGCAGTCCTGCAAGGATCAGAGGCAGCAGCATCAATTCATGCGCTAGGCGACAGCAAGCGATGGGAAAAACCGAAACATATCAGCAATAATTACAACTCGGATAAGTCATACTAAAGCACATATTGCTATTCTACAGGCTGTAATTGCATACAAGAACCGAAACATAAATAACTAGTATCGGCGGTCATAGGAAACTAATCTAGGAAGAACTAACCAAGTGCTAATTCTATCATCCATCATCTTATAGAAAAGAAGGAATGTTACTTGGGTCAATTccatgactcaccttgtagatCGTGGTGCGTTCGGGGGCGTTTTCCTTGTGATGAACTTAGGGGTGACGCAAGATGCATCGGACGGACGGCGACAACTACCCAAGGCAGCTCCGAGACGAAAGGAGGATTCGGTGCCGGGACGGAACGACAACAATTTGCAGTGTCGGCGCCAGGGCGGACGAGCAACATGTGGTGGTGCCGGGGAGGACGGGCGATGCATGGCGGTGCAGGGCGAAACCGCGAGAGAACGGCGATGATTTACGGTGCCGAGACCGGGGCGGACGTGCAACTCGTGGTGGCGCCTGGCCGAACGGGCTACAAGTGGTCGCGTCGTGATGGAACGACGACGATTAGCAGTGGTGGTGCTAGGGCGGATGGGCGACACGTGGCGGCGTAAGGTCAGATCGATGGGCTACGAGTGGTGGCGCCGGGCGGAACCGCGGCGGTACGACGATGATTTGCGGTGCTGGCACCGAGGCAGACGGGCAACGCGTGAAGCCGCCGGGGTGGACGAGCTGTGACGGGCTGCGCTAGCTAGACAGAACGTGCGGTGGCGGGGCCAGACGGAAAGAACGGGCACGAATTGCACTGATAACGCGACTTTGGCCCATCCTAATCCAATCGATGGCACTTATTATAAAATTGTCTAATTATGTAATAGTTACTAAAATGCCCCTACTACATGAACGATGGATATAAaacttaggccatctccagtagttatctcaaattttcatcctcaaaaatactattacagcatcccctatcactattacagcatcctttatttttcatctccaacagctaccctatttcctaccttctactactctgTTCCTCTCGGTGTTGCGTACTGGTACAGTAACCCAGCAAAtttacggctccatactctctATCTCCGCAACCCTGTATCAGTACTGTGCGGTACTGTAGCACCAGATGGGATATCTGCTGGAGACCAATTTCCAGTACTACAGTACTTAtagggtactgtagcactgaataCCTCAactgctggagttggccttacTAGTTCTAAATTACTCGTGCGGTACCGTAATAGTTCTCTAACAAAAAGAGACCAGCAACAGTTGCTAGGCATCGGGTCACCATCTTTATCCTTAACGCAAGCAAATAGAGCTTTTGTGCAGCTTGTATGAAAAGCTATCACGAAAGGCGAGAGCACGCAGCTTTGTCAATGTCCATACCCATCGACATTTTTCTTTTGAGAGCACATAGTCATCGACATTGGATCCAGGATCATCGTGTCACGAAATAGCAGCTCCATCTTTCCTTGTATAGGACAGGAACACATTTGAAGTTTCGGATTGTTTTCAGTTTGCAGGGGTTGGTATAGTAACACCTGGCTGAGAGTGCTTAGGAGATGCTGGAACTAACGAGTGGGGGATAAGATGTGAAATCACATCTTATCTCCACTCCCCAACTAAAGTTGGTTGCGGTCATACAAAGTCTATCAACCTGACACAAGCCCCATGTAAACACACACCCATGACCCAACCTGATGCTATTGCTACAAATACACTAAAGCTTCCGTTTTTTTCGAAAGAAGTGCTACTGCTGAGTGCTGAGTACCGCGAATGGAAAGGCACGCCATGCTAGTTGGGGTGGCCGGCGGTGGAGGGGCTGGAGCCAATCTGCTTCTGCTGATGCTGCTGGGCGGCGCGCGGTGGCGGCGCGGAGTGGTGGTCGACTGAGGACGAGTTGGCCTCCGCGATGTCCAGCTCGAGGTCCCTGTGTCGGAGCATGAGCAGCATGCGGCGGCCGTCGATGCGGAGGCGGTCGTTGTGCAGGCGAGCCCGCTCCATGCCGCGCTCCTTGTTGGCGCGGAACCGCTCCCACTTGAGACGCTGCCGCTCCAGCTGGTACGCGCGGCACTCCAGGGACACCTGctgctcctccacctccaccgcgCGCCGGCGCACCCAGCACCGCGCCTGCTGCGGGTCTGTCGCCGCCGCTGTCGCGGACGCCAGCTCGCTCTGCAGCTGCTGCACCGCCACCGACGGCTCGCTTGGCGGCCTCCTCCCGCGCTTCCCACCGGCGTCCGGCTCATCCTCGAGGTCCTCCGCTCCAGCGCTGTCCTCGCCACGCCCGCGCTTGttgcgcccgccgccgccgtggtggtggtggacgcgCTGGTTGTGGTACATGTGCCCTTCATCGTCCTCGTCGTAgtcgtcctcctcgtcctcctcgttGTTGCTCACGGCGTCCTCgctgtcgtcgtcgtcttccgCCGCATCGGCGGAAGAGTCCTTCATCCCCGGAGTGGACGGGGCCGCCTGCGCGTGGCGAGCAGCGGACGAGGCGGCGGCTACGAGCGCCGGCGGCGGGTGGTGGAGGCAGGCAGCATCGCCCGCCACGGTGGCGGCGTGCGGAGGCACGTGCGAGCCGGCGGCGCCGCTGTTGTGGTAAGCGCACATCTCGCGGAAGAAGAGGTGCTTCGAGCTGAGCAGCTTGCGCGCCTCGTCCTTGGCCTTGGGCGAGAGGTCGTCGATGGTGTCGAGCAGCGCGTGGTTCTCAACCACACGGCACGCCCGGCCGCGGCCGAGCAGATCGACGACACGCTTGTAGCGCTTGTTGAGGTCGTTGAACTTGTCCTCGCATTGCTGCGGTGACACCAGGAAGCCCTTGTCCATCATGGCGCGGGACACCGACTTCCACTTGCCCTTCTTCTGCTGCTGCGCGGTCGCGTGCCCGTGCCCGGACGACGACGAGCCCACCTTCCCATGCGCCGCCGCCTTGCTTCCACCGCCAGCAGTAGCCGCCACCAGGCCCTCCCCGTCGTCCCCGACGCTGTACACCACCCTGATCAGCAGCCGCACCATGGCGTCCGTCCACTTCATCCTCGTCCACGGGCACCCCGCCGATCccacctgctgctgctgctgcaccacCTCGTCGTGTCCCGCAGCCGCCGTCACCACCCTGGACGACGACGTGGAGTAGGGCGAGAACGacgactgctgctgctgctgatgctgccTCACCGGCGCCAGCTGCTGTAGCTGGAACCCGCCTCCACGGCCGCCGTGGTGGTGGtccggctgctgctggaacgcggTGGGGTGCATCTGCTGCGGGGCAAGGTGCATGTCCAGCCCCAGCATTTCCGCCGACCCCACcacgcccccgccgccgccgccaccgccccgCGGCGCCATccctcctcctccgtcgccTCTCTCCATCGGCAAACCGCCAACCTCTGTAGACTAAACCACTTGCACGCCCACTTGCGCTCCGCTCTCGTACGACGCGCCGTGGGAAAACGGCAGCGAGGTGGTACTTTTATTGGGGTAGCTGTGTGGGCGATCGCCGCCGGTTTGGCCCGTGCGGCCGCCCCCCGCGCGCGGCAGCGGCACGGGTACTCGGTTTTGGCCTGCGCGCGGCACCGTTCCAGCGGTGGGAGCCCACAGACCCGCGAAACCACCGCGGGATCCCCTGCGGCCCCGCGCTCCCGGGCACGTGACTGGACGGGTTCTTTTGGGTCCTGATGGCTCTTTTTTGCTTGGGGTGCGCGCAGAAGATCCGGGACTGCCTGGGCAGGACTGGATTGTGAAACAGCTGCAAGGAGGGGGGCTGCCCCTGGTTTTGATTTTACCGGagtttcttttctctctttttttttgccttttgaagTGAATTTGGCAATTGCAGAAAAGACCCTGCTGTGTTGGACCTCACGTGCTTATTTTGTGTGCTAGTCAGGGTTCAATTTACCATTTTTCAAACGCTCCTTAGTAGTAACCGAAAATAGGCGGTTATTATTATAACTACTTAAAATTCGTACAAAATTTAtttactaaaatttaaaatttagaaaaaaaatgtcaGATTCTTTGTTCGGTAATCGGTCGAATcggatcggttaccgagcgattttctcgatttatcgagcgattttctcaaaattttcgtatttt includes:
- the LOC133911286 gene encoding uncharacterized protein LOC133911286; the encoded protein is MERGDGGGGMAPRGGGGGGGGVVGSAEMLGLDMHLAPQQMHPTAFQQQPDHHHGGRGGGFQLQQLAPVRQHQQQQQSSFSPYSTSSSRVVTAAAGHDEVVQQQQQVGSAGCPWTRMKWTDAMVRLLIRVVYSVGDDGEGLVAATAGGGSKAAAHGKVGSSSSGHGHATAQQQKKGKWKSVSRAMMDKGFLVSPQQCEDKFNDLNKRYKRVVDLLGRGRACRVVENHALLDTIDDLSPKAKDEARKLLSSKHLFFREMCAYHNSGAAGSHVPPHAATVAGDAACLHHPPPALVAAASSAARHAQAAPSTPGMKDSSADAAEDDDDSEDAVSNNEEDEEDDYDEDDEGHMYHNQRVHHHHGGGGRNKRGRGEDSAGAEDLEDEPDAGGKRGRRPPSEPSVAVQQLQSELASATAAATDPQQARCWVRRRAVEVEEQQVSLECRAYQLERQRLKWERFRANKERGMERARLHNDRLRIDGRRMLLMLRHRDLELDIAEANSSSVDHHSAPPPRAAQQHQQKQIGSSPSTAGHPN